A part of Cannabis sativa cultivar Pink pepper isolate KNU-18-1 chromosome 6, ASM2916894v1, whole genome shotgun sequence genomic DNA contains:
- the LOC115694806 gene encoding uncharacterized protein LOC115694806 isoform X2, which translates to MGKRKRTSDHNQIQQSSDTVPCSSGMELLSEENGLHAIDSSELKPLSSVLDIADSSMKLQDAHHHHHHHPSSTGHHHQSLSRSLFLKRSRHHYAHQYSRRGSLNLANASTSRGKDFREKAFFEPERIRSCVSDLILSDHTKTICVICQKSLSRKLYFPGISVSSVQLSLVAVLACGHLYHADCLEPKTSYEDRRDPPCPVCTGSLSRVDNGRAQDLHVEEDY; encoded by the exons ATGGGGAAGAGGAAGCGAACCTCGGATCACAATCAGATCCAACAATCATCGG ACACCGTGCCATGCTCCTCAGGAATGGAGCTATTATCAGAAGAG AATGGTTTGCATGCAATTGATTCTAGTGAACTAAAGCCTCTTTCATCTGTCTTGGATATTGCGGATAGTTCTATGAAGCTGCAAGATGCACACCATCATCACCATCACCACCCTTCTTCTACTGGACATCATCACCAAAGCCTAAGCCGGTCATTATTCTTGAAACGCTCACGCCATCATTACGCCCATCAGTATTCTAGGCGTGGTTCGCTCAATCTTGCAAATGCATCGACTTCTCGTGGCAAAG ATTTTAGGGAGAAAGCATTTTTTGAGCCAGAAAGAATTAGGTCATGTGTGTCAGATCTCATATTGTCCGATCATACAAAAACAATCTGCGTAATTTGTCAGAAATCGTTGAGTCGGAAGCTTTATTTTCCAGGGATCTCTGTATCTTCTGTTCAACTTTCCTTGGTGGCGGTTCTAGCTTGTGGTCATCTCTATCATGCAGATTGTCTGGAACCAAAAACGAGTTACGAGGATAGAAGGGACCCTCCTTGCCCAGTATGTACAGGGTCACTATCTCGGGTTGACAATGGGAGAGCGCAGGATTTGCATGTAGAAGAAGACTATTGA
- the LOC115694806 gene encoding uncharacterized protein LOC115694806 isoform X1, which yields MGKRKRTSDHNQIQQSSDTVPCSSGMELLSEENGLHAIDSSELKPLSSVLDIADSSMKLQDAHHHHHHHPSSTGHHHQSLSRSLFLKRSRHHYAHQYSRRGSLNLANASTSRGKGTSLREDKLPFKVVTQSNSELRRHSDFREKAFFEPERIRSCVSDLILSDHTKTICVICQKSLSRKLYFPGISVSSVQLSLVAVLACGHLYHADCLEPKTSYEDRRDPPCPVCTGSLSRVDNGRAQDLHVEEDY from the exons ATGGGGAAGAGGAAGCGAACCTCGGATCACAATCAGATCCAACAATCATCGG ACACCGTGCCATGCTCCTCAGGAATGGAGCTATTATCAGAAGAG AATGGTTTGCATGCAATTGATTCTAGTGAACTAAAGCCTCTTTCATCTGTCTTGGATATTGCGGATAGTTCTATGAAGCTGCAAGATGCACACCATCATCACCATCACCACCCTTCTTCTACTGGACATCATCACCAAAGCCTAAGCCGGTCATTATTCTTGAAACGCTCACGCCATCATTACGCCCATCAGTATTCTAGGCGTGGTTCGCTCAATCTTGCAAATGCATCGACTTCTCGTGGCAAAGGTACTTCTTTGCGTGAGGATAAGCTACCCTTCAAGGTGGTGACTCAAAGCAACTCGGAGTTGAGGAGGCATTCAG ATTTTAGGGAGAAAGCATTTTTTGAGCCAGAAAGAATTAGGTCATGTGTGTCAGATCTCATATTGTCCGATCATACAAAAACAATCTGCGTAATTTGTCAGAAATCGTTGAGTCGGAAGCTTTATTTTCCAGGGATCTCTGTATCTTCTGTTCAACTTTCCTTGGTGGCGGTTCTAGCTTGTGGTCATCTCTATCATGCAGATTGTCTGGAACCAAAAACGAGTTACGAGGATAGAAGGGACCCTCCTTGCCCAGTATGTACAGGGTCACTATCTCGGGTTGACAATGGGAGAGCGCAGGATTTGCATGTAGAAGAAGACTATTGA